Below is a window of Pseudomonadota bacterium DNA.
TTATTAATTCTAAACCATTTATTGCCTTACAGCATGCCCTTTGTTGAGAGCACTCCCTTGATGTTTTCGTCCTTCTTTGTTGCATCTTTCAATGCCCTGCCAAAAGACTTGAAGATCGCTTCTATCTTGTGATGGAGGTTCTCGCCGTAAAACAAATTCATGTGCAGGGTTATCTTCGCTTCGTTTACAAAGGCCTGGAAAAATTCTTTAACAACGCCTGCGTCAAAGGTACCCGTTGTCCCCTGCACTTTGCCTTTCCACACAAGGGCCGGCCGGCCGCTGATATCAATAGCCATCATGCACAGGGATTCGTCCATGGGTGTTACAGCATATCCATAACGCTTCAGCCCTTCAAGGTCTGCTATTGCTTCCCTGAATGCCCTGCCCATGGCAATGCCTATATCCTCCACTGTGTGGTGGCAATCTACGTCCGTGTCTCCCTTTGCCTCGATTTCAAGGTCAAAGAGGCCGTGCTTTGAAAACAGATGGAGCATGTGGTCAAAGAATGGGATGCCCGTTGACACGACATATTTTCCTTCTCCGTCAATTACCCAATTAATTTTAATGGCCGTTTCTTTTGTCTTTCTGCTTACCCTTGCTTCTCTTTTCATGGCTCCCCTCTTTAATCGGCCTGCAAACCAAATTGGTTCACTTTTGAGTGCTTGCCGATTACGGAAT
It encodes the following:
- the hisB gene encoding imidazoleglycerol-phosphate dehydratase HisB, with amino-acid sequence MKREARVSRKTKETAIKINWVIDGEGKYVVSTGIPFFDHMLHLFSKHGLFDLEIEAKGDTDVDCHHTVEDIGIAMGRAFREAIADLEGLKRYGYAVTPMDESLCMMAIDISGRPALVWKGKVQGTTGTFDAGVVKEFFQAFVNEAKITLHMNLFYGENLHHKIEAIFKSFGRALKDATKKDENIKGVLSTKGML